A stretch of Ligilactobacillus faecis DNA encodes these proteins:
- a CDS encoding MIP/aquaporin family protein encodes MEFPLLTKLAAEFFGTALMIVLGNGSVANVELKGTKGHHSGWIIISIGYGFAVMIPALMFGSVSGNHINPAFTLGLAIAGDFPWSQVLPYISVQLLGAIVGQLIVIACFKPHYDLTKDPEAILATFSTIDATKSRFNGFVNEFFGTFTLVFSALAITHSPIFAHGNQGAGFIGIGLLVMVIVTSFGGPTGPALNPARDFGPRLVHALLPLKHKGSSQWDYAWIPVLAPFLAGACATLLYKAIFGL; translated from the coding sequence ATGGAATTTCCATTACTTACTAAGCTCGCAGCCGAATTTTTTGGAACTGCGTTAATGATCGTTCTTGGTAACGGTTCGGTCGCAAACGTTGAATTGAAAGGTACTAAAGGCCACCACAGTGGTTGGATCATCATCTCGATCGGATATGGTTTTGCTGTTATGATCCCTGCTTTGATGTTTGGTAGTGTCTCTGGTAACCATATCAACCCAGCATTTACGCTTGGCTTAGCAATTGCTGGGGACTTCCCATGGTCACAAGTTTTACCGTACATAAGTGTTCAATTACTTGGGGCGATCGTTGGTCAATTGATCGTTATCGCGTGCTTTAAACCACACTATGATCTGACTAAAGATCCAGAGGCGATCTTAGCTACATTCTCAACGATCGACGCAACAAAGAGTCGTTTTAACGGTTTCGTCAATGAATTTTTCGGAACATTTACTTTAGTCTTCAGTGCTTTAGCGATCACACATTCGCCGATCTTTGCGCATGGTAACCAAGGTGCTGGTTTTATCGGGATCGGGTTGCTCGTTATGGTTATCGTTACATCTTTTGGGGGGCCGACTGGTCCAGCTTTGAACCCAGCACGTGACTTTGGTCCACGTCTAGTTCATGCTTTATTACCACTTAAGCACAAAGGCTCCTCCCAATGGGATTATGCTTGGATCCCTGTCTTAGCTCCATTTTTAGCTGGTGCTTGTGCAACTTTGCTTTACAAAGCAATTTTTGGTTTATAA
- a CDS encoding glucose-6-phosphate isomerase translates to MAHIKFDSSNLTKFVHENELNEMQAMVNAADEQLRQGTGAGADFRGWLDLPVDYDKEEFARIKEAAEKIKADSDVLVVIGIGGSYLGARAAIDFLNNTFFNLLSKEERKAPQIFFAGNSISGSYVHDLVELIGDKDFSVNVISKSGTTTEPSIAFRVFKEKLIEKYGEEGAKKRIYATTDRARGALKTEADAEGYETFVIPDDVGGRFSVLTPVGLLPIAVSGADIDALMQGAADARSDYSDKDLAKNEAYQYAALRNILYRKGYTTEILENYEPTLQYFAEWWKQLMGESEGKDQKGIYPSSANFTTDLHSLGQYIQEGRRNLMETVIHVAKPTHDTVIPKEDENLDGLAYLEGKTMNYVNDRAMEGVVLAHTDGDVPNMIVTIPDQSAYTLGYMIYFFEIAVGISGYLNGINPFNQPGVEAYKKNMFALLGRPGFEELTKELNARLNK, encoded by the coding sequence ATGGCACATATTAAATTTGATAGTTCCAATTTGACAAAATTCGTTCATGAAAATGAATTAAATGAAATGCAAGCAATGGTCAATGCTGCTGACGAACAATTACGCCAAGGTACTGGTGCAGGGGCAGATTTTCGTGGCTGGTTAGATCTTCCAGTTGATTATGACAAAGAAGAATTTGCTCGGATCAAAGAAGCAGCTGAAAAGATCAAAGCTGATTCAGATGTTTTAGTTGTGATCGGGATCGGGGGCTCTTACTTAGGCGCTCGGGCAGCGATCGACTTTTTGAACAACACATTCTTCAACTTACTTTCAAAAGAAGAGCGTAAAGCACCACAGATCTTCTTTGCAGGTAACTCGATCTCAGGTTCTTATGTACATGATCTAGTTGAACTCATCGGAGATAAAGATTTCTCTGTCAACGTGATCTCTAAGTCAGGTACAACAACAGAACCATCGATCGCTTTCCGTGTCTTCAAAGAAAAATTGATCGAAAAATATGGTGAAGAAGGCGCTAAAAAGCGGATCTACGCTACAACAGACCGTGCTCGGGGCGCTTTGAAGACTGAAGCTGATGCTGAAGGTTACGAAACATTCGTGATCCCTGATGATGTCGGTGGTCGTTTCTCAGTCTTGACACCAGTTGGTCTTTTACCGATCGCTGTTTCTGGCGCAGATATCGATGCTTTGATGCAAGGTGCTGCTGATGCTCGCAGCGATTACAGTGATAAAGATCTAGCTAAAAACGAAGCTTACCAATACGCTGCTTTACGTAACATTTTATACCGTAAAGGATATACGACAGAGATCTTGGAAAACTACGAACCAACCTTGCAATACTTTGCAGAATGGTGGAAACAATTGATGGGTGAATCTGAAGGTAAAGATCAAAAAGGTATCTATCCTTCATCAGCTAACTTTACTACAGATCTGCACTCTTTAGGTCAATATATCCAAGAAGGACGTCGCAACTTGATGGAAACTGTGATCCATGTTGCTAAACCAACACATGATACAGTCATTCCAAAAGAAGACGAAAACTTAGATGGACTTGCTTACTTAGAAGGTAAGACAATGAACTATGTCAACGACCGTGCCATGGAAGGTGTCGTTTTAGCTCACACAGACGGTGATGTGCCTAACATGATCGTGACGATCCCAGATCAAAGTGCCTATACATTAGGCTACATGATCTACTTCTTTGAGATCGCAGTCGGCATTTCAGGTTACTTGAATGGGATCAACCCATTCAACCAACCTGGGGTCGAAGCATACAAGAAGAATATGTTTGCTTTACTTGGACGTCCAGGTTTTGAAGAATTGACAAAAGAACTTAATGCACGTTTAAATAAATAA
- a CDS encoding CPBP family intramembrane glutamic endopeptidase: protein MSQNKLTTIGLYLWRLLKFGLLFGLIILPQFALLLPSWFPKNYSPLTKIAVAWLFFSLAYVLAVFCLFKQFKPRKLAPIKGKMTNDVIVGFIAFLFIKILYGFISNIQTTQNDAALRQMFSLSTSAMLMMTLMTIFMAPLCEELLFRGLFMQYFFPNSRFLAIFFSGACFGAIHFHSGDDLTVLLLYMSFGWILAYYYKKSDNLLVPITIHFLNNLPAALVILLSNLA, encoded by the coding sequence ATGTCTCAAAATAAATTAACGACAATTGGCCTTTATCTCTGGCGCTTACTTAAGTTTGGTCTTTTATTTGGTTTGATCATCTTGCCACAATTTGCGCTTCTCTTACCTAGTTGGTTTCCCAAAAACTATTCTCCGCTGACTAAAATAGCTGTAGCTTGGCTTTTCTTTAGTTTAGCTTATGTTTTAGCCGTTTTTTGTCTTTTCAAACAATTCAAGCCCCGCAAATTAGCACCGATCAAAGGTAAAATGACCAATGATGTGATCGTCGGTTTTATTGCTTTTTTATTCATCAAGATCTTATATGGCTTTATCAGTAATATTCAAACAACTCAAAATGACGCTGCTTTAAGACAGATGTTTTCGCTCTCGACCTCAGCTATGTTGATGATGACGCTTATGACTATCTTTATGGCTCCACTTTGTGAAGAACTTCTTTTCCGCGGACTCTTTATGCAGTATTTCTTTCCTAATAGTCGTTTTTTAGCGATCTTCTTTAGCGGTGCTTGTTTCGGAGCGATCCATTTCCATAGTGGGGATGACCTAACTGTACTTCTCTTATATATGTCATTTGGCTGGATCTTGGCTTATTACTACAAAAAATCTGACAATCTTTTAGTTCCGATCACGATCCACTTTTTAAATAATCTTCCAGCCGCTTTAGTCATTTTACTTTCTAATTTAGCCTAA